One genomic window of Commensalibacter oyaizuii includes the following:
- a CDS encoding M23 family metallopeptidase translates to MIISPPFLPDGDVNQSQSIDDFVDGLMGRIDRGKFPVSSHLRWHGGVHLQAPESDEKSVRLINRVPVRAIADGKVLYVRQPTPEVKDPHPLNNMGKGGWCDDGCVVIQHDTEIGEDLAVTFYSIYMHLKSIEATVTTGSEIHRKGKLGQAGQIYGNEGLIHFEIVADEANTKKFLGDLAFSAPSYYTNQYQCEEKFRAQNGRTDACFGSMYFFVPKFIPLFDKPDILSPSIVRQTTVDLTQRNYTPFSEQKTVDITQTEPEEALISRPTPITVGQHMYVEMAFDKGKCTFTSYDEDGKQIGDPVVTQGDSRYKDAVHEYNLYQASLKLYPSKPTAGFELLRFGRVIGDEDFAATESITHFRRIQTPQGVFWIDLNNKNIKKYSDADFPYWKGWGVVNDDTKPTDGRSDSAIINKMIQENWQKKSISAQLLFLTPTANRNVDTDYNEKTYKEKSELLDAELDTKMGKLFCKFPTEWQTSDFDTRYDWVKKEIFDNNEEQFQDFKKHAEALAFWEKAGLTLDKNHWHFPPVEFIKHFRKCAWLSEGEFKQTFVPYVEQKSKWYPTGIKRASDLLGSLRVNLNKSFRKYCINTPLRMAGFLANAFEETIWMTTLEEKSSYWYQPWGGRGILQLTHPENYATYWKFLGKTISNDFKSYQTAYGKIAHMKGNDVRKEKMKVMQDANYPNLAEYHTLRKRISNKELEDPTDSSGFYWVSRSTSISKYADEPQQLEAVLVGTKAYYRSPSFWKVANVVNYGSYSSSRTQYGTSINGFPERCCGYTNCLLVLTELKFPDGKEKLEIPKGWKQRDIHGNDPK, encoded by the coding sequence ATGATTATAAGTCCTCCTTTTTTACCTGATGGTGATGTTAATCAAAGCCAATCTATTGATGATTTTGTTGATGGATTAATGGGACGGATCGATAGAGGTAAGTTCCCTGTTAGCAGCCATTTAAGGTGGCATGGTGGGGTGCATCTGCAAGCTCCAGAAAGTGATGAGAAAAGTGTAAGATTAATTAACAGGGTTCCTGTCAGAGCGATTGCAGATGGTAAGGTTTTATATGTCCGTCAACCCACGCCAGAGGTTAAGGATCCTCATCCTTTAAATAATATGGGTAAAGGAGGATGGTGTGATGATGGATGTGTGGTTATCCAACATGATACAGAGATAGGAGAAGACTTAGCCGTTACGTTTTACTCGATTTACATGCACTTGAAATCTATTGAAGCAACGGTAACTACAGGCTCTGAAATACATCGCAAAGGTAAATTAGGGCAAGCTGGACAGATTTATGGAAATGAAGGGCTAATTCATTTTGAGATTGTTGCCGATGAAGCCAATACTAAGAAATTTCTTGGGGACTTAGCGTTTAGTGCGCCCAGTTATTATACTAATCAATATCAATGTGAAGAAAAGTTTAGAGCACAAAATGGCCGAACCGATGCTTGTTTTGGTAGTATGTATTTCTTTGTGCCTAAGTTTATTCCTCTTTTTGACAAACCAGATATTTTGAGTCCAAGCATTGTTCGGCAAACAACGGTTGATTTAACGCAACGTAATTATACGCCTTTTTCTGAGCAAAAGACGGTTGATATAACTCAGACCGAGCCTGAAGAAGCACTTATATCTCGTCCTACGCCAATAACAGTCGGTCAACATATGTATGTAGAAATGGCGTTTGATAAGGGGAAATGCACGTTTACAAGCTATGATGAGGATGGCAAGCAAATTGGCGATCCTGTGGTTACACAAGGGGATAGTCGTTATAAAGATGCAGTGCATGAGTATAATCTATATCAAGCCTCGTTAAAGCTTTACCCTTCTAAACCCACAGCTGGGTTTGAATTATTGCGTTTTGGTCGTGTGATCGGGGATGAGGATTTTGCAGCGACTGAAAGCATTACGCATTTTAGGAGAATTCAAACCCCTCAAGGTGTGTTTTGGATTGATTTAAACAATAAAAACATCAAGAAATACAGCGATGCGGACTTCCCTTATTGGAAAGGCTGGGGGGTGGTCAATGATGATACTAAGCCCACAGATGGGCGTTCTGATTCAGCCATTATCAACAAGATGATCCAAGAGAATTGGCAAAAAAAGTCGATTAGTGCGCAATTATTATTCTTAACCCCGACCGCTAATCGTAATGTTGATACGGATTATAACGAAAAGACGTATAAAGAAAAATCCGAGTTGCTGGATGCTGAACTAGATACAAAGATGGGCAAGCTCTTTTGTAAGTTCCCCACAGAATGGCAAACCAGCGACTTTGATACTCGCTATGACTGGGTAAAGAAAGAAATCTTTGACAATAACGAAGAACAGTTTCAAGACTTTAAAAAACACGCCGAAGCCCTTGCTTTTTGGGAAAAAGCAGGCCTGACCCTCGATAAAAACCACTGGCATTTCCCACCCGTCGAGTTCATTAAGCATTTTAGAAAATGTGCGTGGCTTAGTGAGGGTGAGTTCAAACAGACATTTGTTCCTTATGTTGAGCAAAAATCGAAATGGTATCCTACGGGAATAAAGAGGGCTTCAGATTTGTTGGGGTCTTTAAGAGTTAATTTGAATAAGTCTTTTCGAAAATATTGCATTAACACGCCTTTAAGAATGGCTGGTTTTTTGGCGAATGCTTTTGAAGAAACAATATGGATGACAACGTTAGAAGAAAAAAGTAGTTACTGGTATCAACCATGGGGAGGACGGGGTATTTTGCAACTGACTCATCCAGAGAATTATGCAACATACTGGAAATTTCTGGGTAAAACCATTTCAAATGATTTTAAGTCTTATCAAACCGCATATGGTAAGATTGCGCATATGAAAGGAAATGATGTTCGAAAAGAAAAAATGAAAGTCATGCAAGATGCAAATTATCCAAATTTGGCTGAATATCATACTTTAAGAAAAAGAATTTCTAATAAAGAACTAGAAGACCCTACAGACTCATCTGGTTTTTATTGGGTAAGTAGAAGCACCAGTATTTCTAAATATGCGGATGAGCCACAACAATTAGAGGCAGTTTTAGTTGGAACAAAGGCCTATTATCGTAGTCCTTCTTTTTGGAAAGTAGCTAATGTTGTCAATTATGGCAGTTATAGTTCATCCAGAACCCAATATGGAACGTCTATTAATGGCTTTCCAGAACGGTGTTGTGGATACACTAATTGCTTGTTGGTTTTAACTGAACTTAAATTCCCAGATGGAAAAGAAAAGCTAGAAATACCAAAAGGGTGGAAACAAAGGGATATACACGGTAATGATCCGAAATAA
- a CDS encoding type VI secretion system Vgr family protein produces the protein MGMFDVVDDATKALLTGKGFGVSGAGHNRYHLSITGCHSDIDIQDFHGVEKLSEPFSYQIRFTSIDPTITPQDVLNCPAKFFFQSPSDLEPQRRVYGVITGFSKLGSSKDQTFYQVTLEPRLALLRKTQYTSIFQNQSIPQIVEKVLRDRHGFEGQDFHFDLTHTYPAHEQDMQYKETDYDFIARKLAWDGIWYRFDMDSRLDLDVIVFSDDQSKYVFGNSLPVRSPAGSGMNDKGILSVWGLEVHHQVVQAGAKVKDYNYRTANATQNSETDSWQPDNTTYGVPYHYGDRYLERGTDIDPEIETGSFHARLHNERYKNNKIRITGFTNDPSLYPGKVLDLEGGSTDPALKDGFLIVSTTNSGSRNGKYEMSFEAIPYRDQIGFRPKLLTRPHIAGTIPARVSSTEKFDTYSHIDEMGRYKVQFDFDLDTWDKGKESLWVRLAKPYSGGTYGFHWPLLDGTEVAIAFEDGDPDRPYIAYALHDSANGDHVTIQNYKRNVLRTPSNNKLRMEDERGKEHIKLSTEYGGKTQLNMGHLVDSSRQQRGEGFELRTDKWGAIRANNGIFISADGRQKASSSQLDMIEATGQLSSALNQAKQLKDAADASKATGLDTSNLMSLIEGAISMLQQASVLISAPAGIAQTTPSSIQHNAGRNVITTAGKDVSLNAKNNVTMAASNEISLFAHNKDLRAVAGYGKVELQAQDNQMNLDAKMDITLTSHDGKIQTFSPKEINLVCGEKCFIKITPDQVIMNAPDHIIHKTAVVIKKTPGSMPIDPPPMPQPKKMGDFNFSE, from the coding sequence ATGGGTATGTTTGACGTTGTGGATGATGCAACGAAGGCTCTTCTTACTGGAAAAGGGTTCGGTGTCTCTGGTGCTGGCCATAACCGCTATCATCTCTCTATTACAGGCTGTCATTCTGATATTGATATTCAGGACTTTCATGGGGTTGAAAAACTCAGTGAGCCTTTTTCTTATCAAATCCGTTTTACCTCTATCGATCCGACCATCACTCCTCAAGATGTCTTAAACTGCCCTGCTAAGTTTTTCTTTCAATCCCCTTCTGATTTAGAGCCTCAAAGGCGGGTCTATGGTGTTATTACAGGGTTTTCGAAACTTGGCAGTTCCAAAGACCAGACCTTCTATCAAGTCACCTTAGAGCCCCGTTTGGCTTTGTTACGCAAAACCCAATATACCTCCATCTTTCAAAATCAATCTATTCCTCAAATTGTTGAAAAAGTGCTTAGGGATCGTCATGGGTTTGAAGGTCAGGATTTCCATTTTGATCTTACCCATACTTACCCTGCTCATGAGCAGGATATGCAATATAAAGAAACCGATTATGACTTTATCGCGCGTAAGCTTGCGTGGGATGGCATTTGGTATCGCTTTGATATGGATAGCAGGCTTGATCTTGATGTAATCGTATTCTCCGACGATCAAAGCAAATATGTGTTTGGCAATAGTCTTCCTGTAAGATCTCCAGCAGGATCTGGCATGAATGATAAAGGCATTCTTTCTGTTTGGGGCTTAGAAGTTCATCATCAAGTGGTGCAAGCAGGGGCAAAGGTTAAGGATTATAACTATAGAACCGCCAATGCGACACAGAACAGCGAGACGGATAGTTGGCAGCCCGATAATACCACTTACGGAGTTCCCTATCATTATGGGGATCGGTATTTAGAACGCGGCACAGACATAGACCCCGAAATAGAAACGGGGTCTTTTCATGCCAGGCTGCATAATGAACGGTATAAAAATAATAAGATCAGAATTACAGGCTTTACCAATGATCCCTCCCTTTATCCTGGGAAGGTTTTAGATCTTGAAGGAGGGTCAACAGACCCTGCGTTAAAAGATGGGTTCCTCATTGTCTCTACGACTAATTCAGGCTCAAGGAATGGCAAATATGAGATGTCCTTTGAAGCCATTCCTTATCGTGATCAAATAGGGTTTAGACCTAAACTTCTGACCAGACCCCATATTGCAGGAACCATTCCAGCCAGGGTAAGCAGCACAGAGAAGTTTGATACTTACAGTCATATTGACGAGATGGGACGCTATAAGGTTCAATTCGACTTTGACTTAGACACATGGGACAAGGGCAAAGAAAGCCTGTGGGTTAGATTAGCCAAGCCCTATAGTGGGGGAACCTATGGCTTTCACTGGCCACTCTTAGATGGAACAGAAGTGGCTATTGCCTTTGAAGATGGCGACCCTGATAGACCCTATATTGCTTATGCCCTGCATGATTCAGCGAACGGCGATCATGTTACCATTCAGAACTATAAAAGAAACGTTCTAAGAACGCCATCTAACAATAAGCTTAGAATGGAGGATGAACGGGGTAAGGAACATATCAAGCTCTCCACAGAATATGGAGGCAAGACCCAGCTCAATATGGGGCATCTGGTTGATAGTTCTCGTCAACAACGAGGGGAAGGTTTTGAGCTGAGAACCGACAAATGGGGCGCGATTAGAGCCAATAACGGGATCTTTATCAGTGCAGATGGACGACAAAAGGCGAGTTCTAGTCAGCTGGATATGATCGAAGCAACTGGACAGCTCAGTAGTGCGCTTAATCAAGCCAAGCAGCTTAAAGATGCAGCGGATGCGTCAAAGGCGACAGGGTTAGATACTTCAAACCTCATGAGCTTGATTGAAGGAGCGATCTCAATGCTCCAACAAGCAAGTGTCCTCATCTCCGCCCCCGCAGGCATTGCTCAGACCACGCCCTCCAGTATCCAACACAACGCAGGGCGCAACGTCATCACCACAGCAGGCAAAGATGTTAGCCTCAACGCTAAAAACAACGTCACAATGGCAGCATCGAACGAGATATCCCTCTTTGCCCACAATAAAGACCTCAGAGCCGTCGCAGGATATGGCAAAGTCGAGCTACAGGCTCAAGATAATCAGATGAACCTCGATGCCAAAATGGATATTACGCTGACTTCTCATGACGGGAAAATACAGACCTTTTCTCCGAAAGAGATTAATTTGGTTTGTGGAGAGAAGTGTTTTATCAAAATTACCCCAGATCAAGTGATTATGAACGCCCCAGATCATATCATCCATAAAACAGCGGTTGTTATTAAAAAAACCCCCGGGTCAATGCCGATCGATCCCCCTCCTATGCCTCAGCCTAAGAAAATGGGTGATTTTAACTTTTCAGAATAA
- a CDS encoding tyrosine-type recombinase/integrase — MPRLVPNQLSEKKINRLKEGMHADGGNLYLNIRGNSRAWVFRFKSPTTGKVRMLGLGSLPDITLDKARELARQSRAMLKDELDPLQQKRAGRLEIKKNRKLFEDVAKDYIDARSKQWNGKKTKGEIEGLLTNYAYPVFEGRGIQSITSDDILTLLKSIWYEKTITGAKLQGLLDRVFKYAQARGWFKGDNPAKWDGFLENLLPKPSIISKTTHRKAYPWQSISKLYRRLKAINDIPNLAACFLCLTACRSAEGREMRVDEIDFKERVWTLPASRSKTNNEHRVPLSDEAMAIIERAMQINDNQGEYVFQYNKKPIYDKAVLTAVKDAAQDKAMTLHGFRSSFRDWGSEVTQTSPEILEMSLGHTIKSKVEAAYRRGDMLDKRRILMNDWANYCKG, encoded by the coding sequence ATGCCTCGATTAGTTCCCAATCAACTATCAGAAAAAAAGATCAATCGGTTAAAAGAAGGGATGCACGCAGACGGGGGCAATCTTTATTTAAATATTCGGGGCAATTCGCGTGCATGGGTCTTTCGGTTCAAAAGTCCTACTACGGGCAAGGTTAGAATGTTAGGCCTTGGATCATTGCCAGATATTACTTTGGATAAAGCCAGAGAGCTCGCAAGGCAAAGCAGGGCGATGTTAAAGGATGAATTAGACCCTTTACAACAAAAGCGCGCTGGTCGGCTTGAGATTAAAAAGAACCGCAAACTTTTTGAAGATGTAGCAAAAGATTATATTGATGCGCGCTCTAAACAGTGGAACGGTAAGAAAACAAAAGGTGAAATAGAGGGATTACTTACAAACTATGCCTATCCTGTCTTTGAGGGGCGAGGCATTCAATCCATTACCTCAGATGATATTCTGACCTTATTAAAATCAATCTGGTATGAAAAAACCATCACAGGGGCAAAGCTGCAAGGCTTGCTTGATCGTGTTTTCAAATACGCGCAGGCTCGTGGTTGGTTTAAGGGAGACAACCCCGCAAAATGGGATGGTTTTCTTGAAAACCTATTGCCTAAGCCTTCTATCATTTCCAAGACAACCCATCGCAAGGCCTATCCTTGGCAATCTATCAGTAAACTTTATAGGCGTTTGAAGGCCATCAATGATATTCCCAATCTGGCAGCCTGTTTTCTTTGTTTGACAGCTTGTCGTTCAGCCGAAGGTCGAGAAATGCGCGTTGACGAAATCGACTTCAAAGAAAGAGTTTGGACGCTGCCAGCCTCACGCAGCAAGACCAACAATGAACACAGAGTACCTTTATCTGACGAAGCTATGGCCATTATTGAACGCGCTATGCAGATCAATGACAACCAGGGCGAATATGTTTTTCAATATAACAAAAAGCCCATCTATGACAAAGCAGTCCTAACGGCCGTTAAGGATGCAGCACAAGACAAGGCCATGACATTGCATGGGTTCAGGTCATCTTTTAGAGATTGGGGCAGTGAAGTTACGCAGACATCGCCAGAAATCCTTGAAATGTCTCTTGGCCATACAATCAAGTCAAAGGTTGAAGCTGCTTATAGACGCGGTGATATGCTGGATAAACGGCGCATCTTGATGAATGACTGGGCCAATTACTGTAAGGGGTGA